In the Chroococcidiopsis sp. SAG 2025 genome, one interval contains:
- a CDS encoding Ycf66 family protein — protein sequence MLAYILALAVAIGSLGIYLAAFFFPEIGRKNDIYWSGVGLFYALVLWVCAKQITGGLLLGQVAGVVLLGWYAFQTLQLRRQLTPQQQQTAVPSAAQVKSNVQEQVTKISPLQKLSQFGKKATSKATAAKEQLKPKSDVKEVPTPPVESTPTVEIVDNRTPTAPETTESASTFEEKIASEVEVSPPAENASEVEVSPPTEDAIVDPEVQPNSDIVAATPIETTQPEGATITETETELSSQSEVTELHRPDPPSPELVEAALEDAEEKHQPASPPETDEKS from the coding sequence ATGCTTGCATACATCCTTGCGTTAGCTGTTGCTATTGGTAGTCTTGGCATCTACTTAGCCGCCTTTTTCTTCCCAGAAATTGGTCGCAAAAACGATATCTATTGGAGCGGCGTAGGGTTGTTCTATGCTTTAGTCTTATGGGTATGTGCCAAGCAAATTACAGGAGGACTCCTATTAGGTCAAGTCGCTGGAGTCGTGTTACTGGGTTGGTATGCGTTTCAAACTCTACAGTTACGCCGCCAATTAACTCCTCAACAGCAACAAACAGCAGTCCCTAGCGCAGCACAGGTAAAAAGCAACGTTCAAGAGCAAGTCACCAAAATCTCACCCCTACAAAAGCTGTCACAGTTTGGCAAGAAAGCAACGAGTAAAGCTACCGCAGCTAAAGAACAGCTAAAACCCAAGAGTGATGTCAAGGAAGTTCCGACACCGCCAGTGGAATCTACTCCCACTGTCGAAATTGTCGATAATCGAACCCCTACAGCCCCAGAAACCACTGAGTCAGCGTCTACCTTTGAAGAAAAAATCGCCTCAGAAGTAGAAGTGTCTCCTCCAGCCGAAAACGCCTCAGAAGTAGAAGTGTCTCCTCCAACCGAAGACGCTATTGTCGATCCTGAAGTCCAACCAAATTCAGATATTGTAGCAGCTACCCCAATTGAAACCACGCAACCAGAAGGAGCGACTATTACCGAAACTGAAACCGAGTTATCTTCACAGAGCGAAGTCACTGAATTACACCGTCCCGATCCCCCCAGTCCCGAATTAGTAGAAGCTGCACTTGAAGATGCAGAAGAAAAGCATCAACCAGCTTCGCCACCAGAAACCGACGAGAAGTCGTAA
- a CDS encoding SgcJ/EcaC family oxidoreductase: MKIDLHQVKVKSYRVALAKLSKRIAILVAVAIVLASIEVFAGIPTQMNVSNSSPAGGKATPPEQIRTIVRQVRDSWVNGDADAFAALFTSDGELIVPGQKWVGRAAIRKAAADFATYASNVKINIRQIIIEGNRAAVEWYWEDTEKASGRRNRADDAIIADFVAGKIKRWREYIDSKTPENS; this comes from the coding sequence ATGAAGATCGACTTACATCAGGTGAAAGTAAAATCGTATAGAGTGGCTTTAGCAAAGCTTTCCAAAAGAATCGCGATTCTGGTGGCAGTGGCTATTGTTTTGGCTAGCATCGAGGTATTTGCAGGCATACCCACACAGATGAATGTGAGTAATTCCAGCCCAGCAGGGGGAAAAGCAACCCCTCCAGAACAGATTCGTACAATTGTGCGTCAAGTGAGAGATAGTTGGGTCAATGGAGATGCAGATGCTTTCGCTGCTTTGTTTACTTCTGATGGAGAACTGATCGTCCCAGGACAGAAATGGGTAGGTAGAGCCGCCATCCGCAAAGCAGCCGCAGACTTTGCTACTTATGCATCCAACGTCAAAATTAACATTCGCCAAATTATTATTGAAGGCAATCGCGCTGCCGTAGAGTGGTATTGGGAAGATACAGAAAAAGCGTCAGGTCGTCGCAACCGAGCAGATGATGCGATCATTGCCGATTTTGTCGCAGGTAAGATTAAGCGCTGGCGCGAATATATCGATAGTAAAACACCAGAAAACAGTTGA
- a CDS encoding nuclear transport factor 2 family protein, with protein sequence MTNLEVIQELYRSFQEKDYDAFLHICTHDLEWIQNEGFPQGRTYRGAEAVIEGVFKSNNERWEMFSFQIDRYLDAENFVVVIGAYVGRHRETQKSLRAVAAHVYDLVEGKVCRFQMFADTKTIWDSMVQ encoded by the coding sequence ATGACAAACCTTGAAGTCATCCAAGAACTATACAGATCTTTTCAGGAGAAGGATTACGATGCCTTTCTACATATTTGCACCCATGACCTTGAATGGATTCAGAACGAAGGATTTCCACAAGGCAGGACGTATCGAGGTGCAGAAGCAGTCATCGAAGGAGTTTTTAAATCCAATAATGAGCGTTGGGAGATGTTTTCATTTCAGATCGATCGCTATCTTGATGCAGAGAATTTTGTAGTTGTCATTGGAGCATATGTAGGTCGCCATCGGGAAACGCAAAAATCGCTGCGTGCAGTTGCTGCGCACGTATACGATCTAGTTGAGGGCAAGGTGTGCCGCTTCCAAATGTTTGCGGATACGAAAACAATCTGGGATTCGATGGTTCAATAA